In a genomic window of Vicia villosa cultivar HV-30 ecotype Madison, WI unplaced genomic scaffold, Vvil1.0 ctg.001464F_1_1, whole genome shotgun sequence:
- the LOC131635309 gene encoding protein NRT1/ PTR FAMILY 5.2-like — translation MAMVEEKGREQDYTQDGTVDMKGRPVLRSETGRWKACSFIAGYEVFERMAYYGIASNLVIYLTSKLHEGTVESSNNVSNWAGSVWMMPLVGAYIADAKFGRYWTFVIASCIYLVGMCLLTLAVSVSSLRPPHCAQGVADQNCPRASPLQRGIFFLALYIIAVGTGGTKPNISTMGADQFDEFEPKERSYKLSFFNWWFFSIFVGTLFSNTFLIYIQDRVGWAVGYGLPTAGLAISVLVFLIGTPLYRHKLPSGSPITRMLQVFVASIRKWKARVPDDPKELHELSIDEYMSNGRNRIDHSSSLSFLDKAAMKTGQTSSWMLCTVTQVEETKQMTKMIPILITTIIPSTLIVQSTTLFIKQGTTLDRSMGPHFDIPPACLTAFITIFMLISIVLYDRVFVPVVRRYTKNPRGITMLQRLGIGLVLHIAIMVTACLAERKRLRVARENNLFGRHDTIPLTIFILLPQFALGGVADSFVEIAKLEFFYDQAPEGMKSLGTSYFTTSLGLGSFLSTFLLSIVAHITERHGHKGWILDNLNISRLDHYYVFMAVLSLLNFLCFVVIAKSFVYNVDVKQNKSGLEMNAASSQSNVRISQSSPRQDAKS, via the exons ATGGCAATGGTTGAAGAAAAAGGCAGGGAACAAGATTACACTCAAGATGGTACAGTTGACATGAAAGGTAGACCTGTTTTAAGATCAGAAACCGGACGATGGAAAGCTTGCTCCTTCATAGCAG ggTATGAAGTGTTTGAGAGGATGGCTTACTATGGGATAGCGTCGAATTTAGTGATTTATCTAACAAGCAAGCTTCATGAGGGTACTGTGGAATCCTCGAACAACGTTAGTAATTGGGCGGGTTCGGTGTGGATGATGCCACTTGTAGGAGCTTATATAGCTGATGCTAAATTCGGCCGTTATTGGACCTTTGTAATCGCGTCATGCATTTATCTCGTG GGAATGTGTTTGTTGACTCTAGCTGTTTCAGTATCGTCTTTGAGGCCACCGCATTGTGCGCAAGGAGTTGCAGACCAAAATTGCCCCCGGGCGTCACCATTGCAAAGGGGTATTTTCTTTCTTGCGCTGTACATCATTGCTGTAGGAACAGGCGGAACCAAGCCCAACATTTCAACAATGGGAGCAGACCAATTTGACGAGTTCGAGCCCAAAGAGAGATCCTATAAGCTTTCCTTCTTTAATTGGTGGTTTTTTAGCATTTTCGTCGGTACACttttctccaacactttcctAATCTACATACAAGACAGAGTGGGCTGGGCTGTAGGGTATGGCCTTCCTACCGCCGGGCTTGCCATTTCAGTATTGGTATTTCTGATAGGAACTCCGTTATATAGGCATAAACTTCCCTCAGGCAGCCCTATAACTAGGATGCTTCAAGTATTTGTGGCGTCTATCAGAAAGTGGAAGGCACGAGTCCCAGATGATCCGAAAGAGCTACACGAGTTAAGCATAGACGAGTATATGTCCAATGGGAGAAATAGAATTGATCACAGCTCTTCCTTGAG TTTCCTCGACAAGGCGGCTATGAAGACCGGCCAAACATCATCATGGATGCTTTGTACAGTGACACAAGTTGAGGAAACCAAacaaatgacaaaaatgattCCTATTTTGATTACAACAATCATCCCAAGCACATTGATAGTTCAATCGACCACACTCTTCATTAAACAAGGCACCACACTAGACAGGAGTATGGGGCCACATTTTGATATCCCTCCAGCATGTCTCACAGCATTTATAACTATCTTCATGCTAATAAGCATTGTACTCTACGACCGTGTTTTTGTGCCCGTGGTCCGGCGATACACAAAGAATCCCAGAGGAATCACAATGTTGCAGAGATTAGGAATTGGTCTAGTGTTGCACATTGCTATAATGGTCACTGCATGCTTGGCTGAGAGGAAGAGACTCCGTGTTGCAAGAGAAAACAATCTCTTCGGCCGGCACGATACAATTCCCCTTACGATTTTTATTCTCCTCCCTCAGTTTGCACTGGGAGGGGTCGCCGATAGCTTCGTCGAAATTGCCAAACTAGAGTTCTTCTATGATCAAGCACCAGAAGGCATGAAAAGTCTCGGAACATCATATTTCACAACCAGCTTGGGCTTAGGAAGTTTCCTAAGTACTTTCCTTCTTTCAATTGTTGCTCATATCACTGAGAGACATGGTCACAAAGGTTGGATTTTGGATAACCTTAATATCTCCCGTTTAGATCATTACTATGTATTCATGGCAGTGCTAAGCTTACTCAACTTCCTTTGCTTTGTGGTTATTGCCAAGTCATTTGTATATAATGTTGAtgtcaaacaaaacaaatcagGTTTGGAGATGAACGCAGCTTCATCTCAGAGCAATGTTAGAATAAGCCAAAGCAGTCCACGACAGGATGCCAAGTCCTAG
- the LOC131635316 gene encoding protein NRT1/ PTR FAMILY 5.2-like — MMAMVEEKGSANGEEDYTQDGTVDLKGRPVLRSKTGRWKACSFIVAYEVFERMAFYGIASNLVVYLTEKLHEGTVESSNNISNLSGAVWMMPLAGAYIADAYLGRYRTFVIASGIYFLGMCLLTLAVSLPSLKPPQCAEGIADNNCPKASPLQKGVFFLALYIIAVGTGGTKPNISTMGADQFDEFEPKERSYKLSFFNWWFFSIFLGTLFSNTFLIYIQDNVGWAVGYGLPTAGLGISILVFLVGTPLYRHKLPSGSPLTRMLQVYVAAIRKWKSCIPENPKELHELNMEDYDCKGRNRIDHSSSLRFLDKAAIKTDETSTWMLCTVTQVEETKRMTKMIPILITTIVPSTLIVQATTLFIKQGITLNKSMGPHFDIPPACLTAFITIFMLISIVVYDRVFVPLIRRYTKNPRGITMLQRLGIGLVLHVIIMITACLAERKRLSVARENRLFGPHDTLPLTIFILLPQFALAGVADNFVEIAKMEIFYDQAPEGMKSLGTAYFTTSLGLGSFLSTFLLTAIANISQRNGHKGWILNNLNISRLDYYYVFMAVLSFLNFLFFLVVAKFFVYNVDVTQNKYGLEMIIPSSQDNGRIGQSTPQPDAKS, encoded by the exons ATGATGGCAATGGTAGAAGAAAAAGGCTCGGCAAACGGGGAGGAAGATTACACACAAGATGGCACGGTAGACCTGAAAGGCAGACCTGTTTTAAGATCAAAGACTGGAAGATGGAAAGCTTGCTCCTTTATAGTAG CGTATGAAGTATTTGAAAGGATGGCTTTCTATGGAATAGCATCAAACTTAGTGGTGTATTTAACAGAAAAGCTCCATGAGGGTACGGTGGAATCATCAAACAACATAAGCAACTTAAGCGGTGCAGTATGGATGATGCCACTTGCAGGAGCTTACATAGCCGATGCCTATCTTGGCCGATATCGGACTTTTGTGATTGCATCAGGCATTTATTTCTTG GGAATGTGCTTATTGACTCTAGCAGTTTCGTTACCATCTTTGAAGCCACCACAATGTGCAGAAGGCATAGCAGACAATAACTGCCCCAAGGCGTCACCATTGCAAAAGGGTGTTTTCTTCCTTGCCCTATATATCATTGCCGTAGGCACAGGGGGAACCAAGCCCAACATTTCCACAATGGGAGCCGACCAATTTGACGAGTTCGAGCCTAAAGAGAGATCCTACAAGCTTTCCTTCTTCAATTGGTGGTTTTTTAGTATTTTTCTGGGTACCCTATTCTCCAACACTTTCCTAATTTACATACAAGACAATGTAGGTTGGGCCGTTGGATACGGCCTTCCGACTGCCGGGCTCGGTATTTCAATATTGGTTTTTCTGGTAGGAACTCCGCTGTATAGGCACAAGTTGCCCTCAGGTAGTCCTCTAACCAGGATGCTTCAAGTCTATGTGGCAGCTATTCGAAAGTGGAAATCATGCATCCCAGAAAATCCAAAAGAGCTACATGAGTTGAATATGGAAGATTATGATTGTAAGGGGAGAAACAGAATTGATCACAGCTCTTCATTGAG ATTTCTTGACAAAGCTGCTATAAAGACTGATGAAACATCGACATGGATGCTTTGTACCGTGACACAAGTCGAGGAAACCAAACGAATGACAAAAATGATTCCTATTTTGATTACAACAATCGTGCCAAGCACATTGATAGTTCAAGCAACCACACTCTTCATTAAACAAGGCATCACGCTAAACAAGAGCATGGGACCCCATTTTGATATTCCTCCAGCATGTCTGACAGCGTTTATAACTATCTTCATGCTGATAAGCATTGTAGTCTACGACCGTGTTTTTGTGCCACTGATCCGGCGGTATACAAAGAATCCCAGAGGAATCACAATGCTACAAAGACTCGGAATTGGCCTTGTGCTGCATGTCATTATAATGATCACCGCATGCTTAGCTGAAAGGAAGCGTCTCAGTGTGGCACGAGAAAACCGTCTCTTTGGCCCACACGATACACTTCCTCTTACTATTTTTATTCTCCTCCCTCAGTTTGCCTTGGCAGGAGTTGCTGATAACTTCGTTGAAATCGCTAAGATGGAAATCTTCTATGACCAAGCACCCGAAGGCATGAAAAGTCTCGGAACGGCATATTTCACAACCAGCTTGGGTTTAGGAAGCTTTCTCAGTACTTTCCTTTTGACAGCCATTGCGAATATCAGCCAAAGAAACGGTCACAAGGGATGGATTTTGAATAACCTAAACATATCGCGTTTAGATTATTATTACGTATTCATGGCAGTACTAAGCTTTCTCAACTTCCTTTTCTTTTTGGTTGTTGCCAAGTTCTTTGTATATAATGTTGATGTAACGCAAAACAAATATGGTTTGGAAATGATCATTCCTTCATCACAGGACAATGGTAGAATAGGTCAGAGCACACCACAACCAGATGCCAAGTCCTAG